The Acidimicrobiia bacterium DNA window CCACCTTCCCGAGGACGAACGAGAGTTGGTGGCGGTGCTCGAGCGGGGGACGATCTTCGGCCGGGTGACCCCTCACCAGAAGCGGGCGATGGTGAAGGCGTTGCAGTCCCGGGGCCACGTGGTCGCCATGACGGGAGACGGCGTGAACGACGTTCTCGCATTGAAGGACGCTGACATCGGGATCGCCATGGGATCGGGCTCAGGTGCCGCGCGGGCGGTCGCCCAGCTGGTGCTCCTCGACGCCTCGTTCGCCACGATCCCCAATGTGGTGGCCGAAGGCCGCCGGGTGATCGGCAACATCGAGCGTGTCGCAAACCTGTTCGTCACCAAGACGGTGTACGCCTTCCTCTTCGCGGTGCTCGTCGGCATCTTCGCCCGGGTCTTCCCGTTCGTCCCCCGCCACCTGACCCTCATTGGCACGCTGACCATCGGCGCTCCGGCCTTCTTCCTTGCGTTGGCGCCACGCAACGACCGTGCCCGGCCGGGGTTCGTCGGGCGCGTCCTCAAGTTCGCCGTGCCGGTAGGTGCGATCGCGGCCATTGCCACTTTCAGCGCCTACGAACTGGCCATCTCGGAAGGCGTCGATCTGCTGCAGGCCCGCACCCTGGCCACGATCGTGCTGGTGGCAATCGGGATGTTCGCCCTCATCATGAACTCCCGGCCCTTGGACGCGGGCAAGCGGGTCCTCATCGGCTCGATGGGGGCCCTGTTCGGGCTGATCCTGGTGGTCCCGGGAATGCGCGAGTTCTTCGAACTCGAAACACCGCGCTTGCTGGTGCTCCTTGCCGGCATGGGCATCATCGGGGTGACCGGGGCGCTGCTCTATGCGTCACTGCGGTCCGTCGGATGGCTCCGGCAGATGCCCGATCTGCTGCGTACCCCCTTCGAGGGCGCCGACGGACCGGTGGGCGCCCTTCGCAACGGCATCGCCCGCATCCGCCAGCGCGCCAGCCGGATCAGCCAAACCCGGGAAGCCTCCAGCCGCCAGCCTCCAGCCGCCAGCAAGAAATCAGATTTCGAGCAATAGGCACATCAAGGTTTGGCCAATCGCCTATCGCCGGCATCGCAAAGCGAGGCCTCACTCGATCTCGATCTCCAGCAGTGAATGCGCCTCGCGCAGGGCCGCCTCCACCTCCCCGGCAGATTCGCCGCTGGCGAAGATGAAGCCGAGGTAGCGATCCCCCTCGGGCAGCGGATCGATTCGCCGGCCGATCGGCACCGTGATCTCCACCGAGCTGACGCCTTCCACTTCGCCCACCGCCGCCAGGCCACGCACCGCCCGCAAGATCCCACCCCTTGCGATCGGAATCATCATCGCCCCGCTAGCCGCACCCTCCCGGCCCATGCCACGGCGCGGCATGCCGAGGGCCGCGCGGATGAGCAGCGACTCGAGGCTCTGGCGGAGCATTCCGAAGCGAAGGGAGCGGCCGCACAACCCGCCGATCGATCGCGAAGCCACCTCGATCACCTTCGGCCCCCCGTCGGTGAGTCTCAACTCGGCGTGCACCGGTCCGTGAACGAGGCCGAGCGCCGCCACCGCCTCACCAACCACCAGCTCGATCGCTTCTGTCACCTCCGCCGGATGACGCGAGGGCGTCACGTAGATGGTCTCCTCGAAGTAGGGGCCGGTCAAGGGATCGGGCTTGTCGAACACGGCCAACACCTCTAAACCTCCGGTACCAACCAATGCCTCGACTGCCACCTCGTCACCCTCCAGATATTCCTCGACGAGCATGGGCAATGACTCGCCGGCAGCGGCAACGATCGATGCCACCCGCTGCGCTGCGGCTCGCGCCGAGTGGCGGTCGTCGGCACGGATCACTCCGCGGCTGGCCGACAGGTTGCGGGGCTTGACCACCACCGGGTAGCCGATGGCGTCGGCTACCCCCACCGCCCCATCGGCATCATCGATCGAGGCGAACCGCGGCTGCGGAACGCCTGCCGCCTCGAGGAACTCGCGCATCACGATCTTGTCTCGGGTAGCCGCCACCGCCGCGACGGGGTTGTGGCGCAGGCCGAGAGCCGCTGAGGCCAGGGCGGCAATCAACACGCCGGAATCGTCGACACCGATCACCGCATCGAGCGAACGATCGGCGGCGGCAGCGACGATCGCGGCCGCAGCCACCGTCGGGTCGGAACAATCGATCGGCACCACCGAGGCGACTCCCAACGAAAGGGGAAGTGGCCCATCGGTTGCCACGACCAGTTCGACACCCAACTCGACGGCCGCGCTCACGAAGTCGGGGCCGCGGTAGCCGGAGGTGGGGAGAACCAATCCGAGGCGAGGCATCTCCCTAATCATGGCGCGGAGGAGTCACTTCCTGCCTCGTTTACCATGCCTGGCTCATGCCCATCGACGATCGAAAAGTGATCTCCGTCACTCCCGAGGCGATCGAGGCCATCGTTGGAATCCGCGCGGAAGAGCCCGACGCAGGTGATCTGGCCCTCAGCGTGGCCATCAGCGGCGTGCGCGGCCTGCAGTTCGCCTACGAGCTGACCTTCATCCCGACCGCCGACGCGGCCGACGACGATGTGATCCAGACCTTCGGGGAACTGCCCGTGGTGCTCCGGGCCGACAGTGTCCCTCGCCTCGAGGGCGCCACGATCGAGATCGGCGAGTCAGGTCTCGGCATCGACAACCCGAACAACCCCAGCCCCTCGATTCCCATCGGCGGTGCGGTCATGACGGGGCCAATGGCAGAGAGGGTGGCCCAGGTGCTCGCCGAACAGATCAATCCCGCAATCGCCGCCCACGGCGGCCGGGCCGAGTTGGTGGGAGTCGAGGGCACCACCGTGTATCTCAAATTGGGCGGCGGTTGCCAGGGGTGCGGTATGGCCCGGGTCACGCTCGGGCAGGGCATCGAGGTCGCCATACGTGGCGCCGTCCCCGAGGTCGGCGAGATCATCGACATCACCGACCACGCCTCCGGAGAGAACCCGTACTACGAGGCGGCGAAGAAGTAGGGCGCCGAGCTTCGCTCGGCACCCGCGATGGTCGGCCGGCTGCGCCGGCCTNNNNNNNNNNGATGGGGCCTCGCTTTGCGAGGCCCGCGATAGGCGATAAGCCAGAACTGGGGTCAGCCGGCCCCTCGAGCGATCTGTTCGACCTGGTTCAGGTGTTCCACGCGCCGTCTGAGTTCCGCGGCGAAGGTTTCGCGTTGGCTGAGGCGCTCTGGTCCTCCGCCGGCCAGCAGGCCGCGGTTGTCGGCGAGGCTGATGGCGTGTTCGAACAGCACGGTCGAGATCGCCTCAGCGCTGGCGATCCGCTTCTGAAGCCGGTACTGCTCCCCGAGGACGAGACAGGTCTTGACCAGCGCCTTCCTGTCGACGTCGCGCCGGTAGTCGGCCTCTACCAGCGCGTCAGCCACCAGGAGATACGACTCGAAAATCGGACGGAGCACCCAGTGGGCCGCGTTGGGACGGATGGCCCGCAGCACCGATTTGCGGTCACCGGTCGTCAGTGCCTCCCGCCAACCGGGAGCGTGGCCGTCGAGGTCCGCGGCGATCTCCGCACGGAATGCCTCCCGCTCCGAGAAGAAGAACTCGAACTTGAGCATGTCCCGAAGTGCCCGCACCTCATCCCAGAACGACTCGATCGGCGCCGGCTCGTCCTCGGCGGCCGCCACCACGGCCATCTCGGCGATGGCGGTGGTGATGAAGAAATGGACGATGGTGTTGCGGTAGTACGCCGCCTTCAACGCCTGCTCAGGCCCCACCGCGTAGACGGTCGCAGTTCCCCCCTCGACCTTTCGGATCACATCGTGGGCGGCGAGCGCGTCGAGAGCGCGCCGCACCGATTCCGCATCGCCGGAATCGAGCCTTTCCGTTACCGGCAGCCCGCGCCGCTCGACGAACGCGGCGAATTCCCGCAGCGAGTCATGGGTTTCGTCGACCGTGAGTGCCCGGTCGCCTGCACCGAGCAGCGCCAGCGTGACCAGCGAGATCGGTGTGATCGGAGTCACCCGATTGATGCGCACCGCCACCTCGAAGGCGAGTTTGGCGACCTCGAGGTGCGACGCCTCGGGATCCGGCGTCGTTCCCGGCTCGTAAGGATCGAGGGTCGCTGCCAGCGAGATGGGCTCGCCGAAATTGACATAGATCCGCCCGTAGCGCCGGCGCATGCTTCGCAGGACGCGCACCATCCATCCGAAGGACTCCTTCTCCTTCGCTGCGCCGCGCTGCTCTGCGGCGTGTGCCCCCACATCTTGAATCTGGTCGTAGGCGATCGAGGTGGGTACCAGCACGACGTCCTCGCAGGACCCGCGGCGCCATGAATCGGCGACATAGGCGAGCATCCCGTACTTGGGCTCGCGGAGCTTCCCACTACGGCTCCGGCCACCTTCCAGGTACCACTCGAGCGGAAAGCGCTTGGAGAGCAGATAGTCGACGTACTGCTTCAGCACGAACTTGTAGGACTCGTTGTCCTTGAAGGCCCGCCGGATGAAGAAGATCCCATGGTGCCGCAGCAGCGGTCCGATGGGGAAGAAGTTCATGTTGATGCCACCCGCGGCGTGGTTGGGCGGCATCCCGTTCTCATAAAGCACATAGGTCAGCGCCAGATGGTCCATGTTCGACTTGTGGCTCGGGAGATATGCCAGCGAGTGCTGTCGGCCGAGTTCCTCCAAACGGGCGAGCGCCTGCTCGTCATAGACGATCCGCTGGTCATATCCCTGCGTGTAGACGAGCCTGATCAGCGCGGCAACCAGGTCGATGACGAAGGTGCTGGGCGTGGCGGCGATCTCATCGAGGTAGCGAACCGACCGGCGGGCGAGCTCCTCGACGTCCTCCCCGGCCCGGCGCGCCAGGTCGCGCAGCCCCGCCTGGAACGATGCCCGGGTGACGAGGTCCTCGCGGAGGAACCGCGGCACCTTGTAACGGTTGCCATGCATCCTCCGCTCGGCGACCTCCAGGGCAAGGGCGCCTCGCAGGGCAACGAATTCGGCGAATCCATCTCCATCCGGCCGCCCCACTCGCGCCTCCACCCACTGACGCCGCAAGTCGGCCAGTGGAGCCGGTTCACCGGTGATCACTCGAGCTCGGTCAGGGCGGAGCCACACGATCAGCCGCTGCAACAGCCGATTGGGATCCCGCGGATCTCCGAGGGTCACCAGGTCGAGCAGCCGGGGGACGCGACGTCCCCGCAGTGGCGACAGCCAGGCCACCCGCACCGGTACCAGCAGCGGATCGTCGGCTTCGTCTATCGCCCGCTGCAACGCTTCGACACCTCTTCGGGAGCGGCGCCGGGAGGTCGGAACAACCACGGCTCGGCTATCCCCGCCGGGTGGTCGGTGGGTCTGTAGCCATTGGTCTATCAGCCGGCGCTCCACCGGACCGGAAGCGTCGACGAGGAACCATATGGGTCGTCCCCCGGGGTCCGGCCATGGGGTGTCTCCCGGCGGCGGGACGGCGTGGAGAGACATCGCGCGAGTGTACGAGGCGTTCGCTGGACCGGACGGTCAGACGCCGGGCAACGCGAGCGAGAAGACACTCCACTCGCCGGCCCGCGCGTAGGTGAGTTCGCCCTCCATCAGCCGGGCAAGATGCCGCGACACAGTGAGGCCGAGGCCCACAGAGTCGGTGCGCCCTTCCACCTGGTGAGCCCGCTGGTAGGGCTCGAAGATGTGGTCGCGGTGCGACTCGGGCACTCCGGGACCATCGTCGCACACATCGAGCAGCCACATGTCGTTGACGTTCCGCGCCCGCACCACGATCCGGTC harbors:
- a CDS encoding ATP-grasp domain-containing protein, with protein sequence MPRLGLVLPTSGYRGPDFVSAAVELGVELVVATDGPLPLSLGVASVVPIDCSDPTVAAAAIVAAAADRSLDAVIGVDDSGVLIAALASAALGLRHNPVAAVAATRDKIVMREFLEAAGVPQPRFASIDDADGAVGVADAIGYPVVVKPRNLSASRGVIRADDRHSARAAAQRVASIVAAAGESLPMLVEEYLEGDEVAVEALVGTGGLEVLAVFDKPDPLTGPYFEETIYVTPSRHPAEVTEAIELVVGEAVAALGLVHGPVHAELRLTDGGPKVIEVASRSIGGLCGRSLRFGMLRQSLESLLIRAALGMPRRGMGREGAASGAMMIPIARGGILRAVRGLAAVGEVEGVSSVEITVPIGRRIDPLPEGDRYLGFIFASGESAGEVEAALREAHSLLEIEIE
- a CDS encoding NifU family protein is translated as MPIDDRKVISVTPEAIEAIVGIRAEEPDAGDLALSVAISGVRGLQFAYELTFIPTADAADDDVIQTFGELPVVLRADSVPRLEGATIEIGESGLGIDNPNNPSPSIPIGGAVMTGPMAERVAQVLAEQINPAIAAHGGRAELVGVEGTTVYLKLGGGCQGCGMARVTLGQGIEVAIRGAVPEVGEIIDITDHASGENPYYEAAKK
- a CDS encoding glycerol-3-phosphate 1-O-acyltransferase, which translates into the protein MSLHAVPPPGDTPWPDPGGRPIWFLVDASGPVERRLIDQWLQTHRPPGGDSRAVVVPTSRRRSRRGVEALQRAIDEADDPLLVPVRVAWLSPLRGRRVPRLLDLVTLGDPRDPNRLLQRLIVWLRPDRARVITGEPAPLADLRRQWVEARVGRPDGDGFAEFVALRGALALEVAERRMHGNRYKVPRFLREDLVTRASFQAGLRDLARRAGEDVEELARRSVRYLDEIAATPSTFVIDLVAALIRLVYTQGYDQRIVYDEQALARLEELGRQHSLAYLPSHKSNMDHLALTYVLYENGMPPNHAAGGINMNFFPIGPLLRHHGIFFIRRAFKDNESYKFVLKQYVDYLLSKRFPLEWYLEGGRSRSGKLREPKYGMLAYVADSWRRGSCEDVVLVPTSIAYDQIQDVGAHAAEQRGAAKEKESFGWMVRVLRSMRRRYGRIYVNFGEPISLAATLDPYEPGTTPDPEASHLEVAKLAFEVAVRINRVTPITPISLVTLALLGAGDRALTVDETHDSLREFAAFVERRGLPVTERLDSGDAESVRRALDALAAHDVIRKVEGGTATVYAVGPEQALKAAYYRNTIVHFFITTAIAEMAVVAAAEDEPAPIESFWDEVRALRDMLKFEFFFSEREAFRAEIAADLDGHAPGWREALTTGDRKSVLRAIRPNAAHWVLRPIFESYLLVADALVEADYRRDVDRKALVKTCLVLGEQYRLQKRIASAEAISTVLFEHAISLADNRGLLAGGGPERLSQRETFAAELRRRVEHLNQVEQIARGAG